From Planctomycetota bacterium, one genomic window encodes:
- the lepB gene encoding signal peptidase I — protein sequence MARSVLMLVELALRYVKMLVAFALLWAGLWAYNTYGCVRVEGGEMEPAVGRGANKMIRPGVRIPEDLRHDDFIVYSAAVQGKAPRVFAGRVLGLPGDRIRIENGEVVRNGTRLASPYVPANQRTQDDYPEIVVPRDSVFVLGDSRRTAAASDSRAVGPVGRWAILGRLP from the coding sequence ATGGCCCGAAGCGTTCTCATGCTCGTCGAACTCGCGCTTCGCTACGTCAAAATGCTCGTGGCCTTCGCCCTGCTCTGGGCGGGGCTGTGGGCATACAACACGTACGGATGCGTGCGCGTCGAAGGCGGGGAGATGGAGCCCGCCGTCGGCCGCGGGGCCAACAAGATGATCCGCCCCGGCGTGCGCATTCCTGAGGATCTTCGTCACGACGACTTCATCGTGTACTCGGCCGCCGTTCAGGGGAAGGCCCCGCGCGTGTTCGCCGGTCGCGTCCTCGGGCTTCCCGGCGACCGGATCCGCATCGAAAACGGAGAGGTCGTCCGCAACGGCACGCGGCTGGCTTCTCCCTACGTTCCGGCCAACCAGCGCACGCAGGACGATTATCCCGAGATCGTCGTGCCCCGGGACAGCGTCTTCGTCCTGGGGGACAGCCGGCGAACCGCGGCGGCGTCCGACAGTCGCGCGGTGGGGCCCGTCGGCCGGTGGGCGATCCTGGGGCGGCTTCCGTAG
- the rpsO gene encoding 30S ribosomal protein S15 produces the protein MAVAPDRKKTLLTEFSLHKGDTGSPEVQVALITERINHLTEHLKVHKKDFTSRRGLLMMVGQRARLLKYLQSTDQERYQTLIKRLGIRK, from the coding sequence ATGGCCGTCGCGCCGGACCGCAAGAAGACGCTCCTGACGGAATTCTCCCTCCACAAGGGCGACACCGGTTCCCCTGAGGTCCAAGTGGCGCTGATCACCGAGCGGATCAACCACCTGACCGAGCATCTTAAGGTCCACAAGAAGGACTTCACGTCCCGCCGAGGCCTCCTCATGATGGTGGGCCAGCGGGCGCGGCTCCTGAAGTACCTGCAGTCGACCGATCAGGAACGGTACCAGACGCTGATCAAGCGGCTGGGAATCCGAAAGTAA
- a CDS encoding HEAT repeat domain-containing protein codes for MKGPLLVQAAFLLACGQVSPAQDPGADEARRLREELLKARLENLDLRLRLARLSSAPAEELKVLEAALDSEFPEVAAAALRELAALPEDRRRASLPAVLRRLPAAAEPFRVQAVAFLGRVPLPEAEAAILAAAEDPSPSVRRAAAAALKSGTGARAVEALLRLLRDPDRETRIAAIDALGAAKQPAAVAPLTARLATETDEQVLEKVVDVLGVIGAPDAVEGLLGLLDRTPRDAIRWSCINSLGKIGDPRAADRLRPYVEAAYPPDVRQVAIEALGKLKDAAALPRLAEILRNDPNEKLRQAAAAALGLMAPVEAIESILLPAYLRAEETEVVRRALWTSMLALAGEGFEANERLARALLERGRLSEASLVCSTRLHPLVPPPGLAARALDWEGAIAAALMAARDPKGALAHFRQMAQQAPERLDVLRRIADCYLELKDVESGLKTLREIDAKLPQGQEEWWKNRRAIVSVLERMGDPEPLLEEAHLLLLTNPPPHPEERRRFLEQALRTGTAKLIAPLGRPEEAARRAAVEAVRRQARRIAPSLAAELEENPKPAPEVWEAAAVILGTPAEGNPPDPKARAAALRAWYEANKPPHTR; via the coding sequence ATGAAAGGGCCCCTTCTCGTCCAGGCGGCTTTTCTTCTGGCCTGCGGCCAGGTTTCTCCCGCTCAGGACCCCGGCGCCGATGAAGCCCGCCGCCTTCGCGAGGAACTTCTCAAGGCGCGCCTCGAAAACCTCGACCTCAGGCTGCGGCTGGCGCGCCTGTCCTCAGCCCCCGCCGAGGAGCTCAAAGTCCTCGAGGCCGCGCTCGATTCCGAGTTCCCCGAGGTCGCGGCGGCGGCCCTGCGGGAACTGGCGGCGCTGCCCGAGGACCGGCGCCGCGCGTCCCTGCCCGCCGTGCTCCGGCGCCTGCCCGCCGCCGCGGAGCCCTTCCGCGTCCAGGCCGTGGCCTTCCTGGGACGCGTGCCGCTTCCGGAGGCCGAAGCCGCGATCCTCGCCGCCGCGGAGGACCCCTCGCCGTCGGTCCGCCGCGCCGCCGCCGCGGCGCTCAAGAGCGGAACCGGCGCCCGTGCCGTCGAAGCCCTCCTGCGCCTGCTCCGGGACCCCGATCGCGAGACGCGGATCGCCGCCATCGACGCGCTCGGCGCCGCCAAACAGCCGGCCGCCGTGGCGCCCTTGACCGCGCGGCTGGCGACGGAAACCGACGAGCAGGTCCTCGAAAAGGTCGTCGATGTCCTCGGGGTCATCGGGGCCCCCGACGCGGTGGAGGGCCTTCTGGGCCTTCTCGACCGCACCCCGCGCGACGCGATCCGGTGGTCCTGCATCAACAGCCTGGGAAAGATCGGCGATCCGCGCGCCGCCGATCGGCTGCGCCCCTACGTGGAGGCGGCCTACCCGCCGGACGTGCGACAGGTGGCCATTGAAGCGCTCGGCAAGCTCAAGGACGCGGCGGCCCTTCCCCGCCTGGCGGAGATCCTTCGCAACGACCCCAACGAGAAACTGCGCCAGGCGGCCGCGGCGGCCCTGGGGCTCATGGCCCCCGTGGAGGCCATCGAGTCGATTCTCCTGCCGGCCTACCTGCGCGCGGAAGAAACGGAAGTGGTCCGCCGGGCGCTCTGGACCTCCATGCTCGCCCTGGCGGGCGAAGGATTCGAGGCCAACGAACGGCTTGCCCGGGCGCTCCTGGAGCGCGGCCGCCTTTCGGAGGCTTCGCTCGTCTGCTCGACGCGGCTTCATCCCCTGGTCCCGCCGCCCGGCCTGGCCGCGCGGGCGCTGGATTGGGAAGGCGCCATCGCCGCCGCCTTGATGGCCGCGCGCGACCCCAAGGGCGCGCTGGCCCACTTCCGCCAGATGGCCCAGCAGGCTCCCGAGCGGCTGGACGTCCTGCGCCGGATCGCCGACTGCTATCTGGAACTCAAGGACGTCGAAAGCGGCCTCAAGACCCTCCGCGAGATCGACGCCAAGCTTCCTCAGGGACAGGAGGAGTGGTGGAAGAACCGCCGGGCGATCGTTTCGGTCCTGGAGCGGATGGGCGATCCGGAGCCTCTCCTCGAGGAAGCGCATCTTCTGCTCTTGACGAATCCGCCTCCGCACCCCGAAGAGCGACGCCGGTTCCTGGAGCAGGCGTTGCGGACCGGAACGGCGAAGCTCATCGCCCCGCTGGGCCGTCCGGAAGAGGCCGCGCGGCGCGCCGCCGTCGAAGCGGTCCGCCGGCAGGCCCGGCGCATCGCGCCTTCCCTGGCCGCGGAACTCGAGGAGAATCCGAAGCCGGCCCCCGAGGTATGGGAGGCCGCCGCCGTCATCCTGGGCACGCCCGCCGAAGGAAACCCGCCGGACCCGAAAGCGCGCGCCGCGGCCCTGCGCGCCTGGTACGAGGCCAACAAGCCTCCTCACACCCGGTGA
- a CDS encoding ATP-dependent Clp protease ATP-binding subunit produces the protein MFEKFTERARKVMSLARQEAQRLNSEFIGTEHILLGIIQEGGGVAAKVLKNLNVDLKRIRQEIEKLITPSTSPTVTLGQLPFSPRAKRVIELAGEAASQLGHDVIGTEHLLLGLLKENEGIAAQVLTNLGLKLDEVRDMVLEVLGADVQQDVDDKLNTKTSKSKTPALDAFGRDLMELARERKLDPVIGRRKEIERVMQVLSRRTKNNPVLLGEAGVGKTAIVEGLAQDIINGNVPEVLKDKRIVVLDLALMVAGTKYRGQFEERIKAVMNEVRRAKNIILFIDELHTLVGAGGAEGAIDAANVLKPSLSRGEIQCIGATTLDEYRKHIEKDGALERRFQTIIVEPPGREESLEILKGLRDKYEAHHRVRYTDEALEACVDLSMRYINGRFLPDKAIDVMDEAGARVRLQSMVSPPNIKELEEEIKKLEKEKDEAISLQEFERAAQMRDRAMQLKKTKEKILAEWREQNKEFDGVVDAEVIAQTVSMMTGIPLTRIEKKEAERLLHLEEELHKIVVSQDEAVSAVARAIRRSRAGLKDPKRPIGSFIFLGPTGVGKTLMAKALARIMFGEESALITIDMSEYMEKHNVSRLIGAPPGYVGYEEGGHLTEKIRRRPYAVVLFDEIEKAHSDVFNMLLQIMEEGRLTDSFGRNIDFKNTILIMTSNIGAEVLKNQTTLGFKKVTVDTTYQAMKELLSKEVEKHFRPEFLNRLDDIIVFRPLTRQDLEQIIHLEMRAVEQRVAKKGLRITLAPEALEYLIDQGYNPDFGARPLKRAIERLVEDPLSEGLLRGEFREAKEIKISLKDGHLFFEPKEPGEKKEVGAAADASGGSKSA, from the coding sequence ATGTTCGAGAAATTCACCGAGCGCGCCCGCAAAGTCATGAGCCTGGCGCGCCAGGAAGCCCAGCGGCTCAACAGCGAGTTCATCGGCACGGAGCACATCCTCCTCGGCATCATCCAGGAGGGCGGGGGCGTGGCCGCCAAGGTGCTCAAGAACCTCAACGTGGATCTTAAACGGATCCGCCAGGAAATCGAGAAGCTCATCACCCCCTCCACCTCTCCCACCGTCACCCTGGGGCAGCTTCCCTTCTCGCCCCGCGCCAAGCGGGTCATCGAGCTGGCCGGCGAGGCCGCCAGCCAGCTGGGCCACGACGTCATCGGCACGGAGCACCTGCTCCTGGGGCTCCTCAAGGAGAACGAGGGGATCGCCGCCCAGGTCCTCACCAACCTCGGGCTCAAGCTCGACGAGGTCCGCGACATGGTGCTCGAGGTCCTCGGGGCCGACGTCCAGCAGGATGTGGACGACAAGCTCAACACCAAGACCTCGAAGTCCAAGACCCCGGCGCTCGACGCCTTCGGACGCGACCTCATGGAGCTGGCGCGCGAGCGCAAGCTCGATCCGGTCATCGGCCGGCGCAAGGAGATCGAGCGCGTCATGCAGGTCCTCTCGCGCCGCACGAAGAACAACCCCGTGCTTCTCGGCGAGGCCGGCGTGGGCAAGACCGCGATCGTCGAGGGACTCGCCCAGGACATCATCAACGGCAACGTCCCGGAGGTCCTCAAGGACAAGCGGATCGTGGTCCTGGACCTGGCGCTCATGGTGGCGGGAACGAAATACCGCGGCCAGTTCGAGGAGCGCATCAAGGCGGTCATGAACGAGGTGCGCCGGGCCAAGAACATCATCCTCTTCATCGACGAGCTGCACACGCTCGTGGGGGCCGGCGGCGCGGAGGGCGCCATCGACGCGGCGAACGTCCTGAAGCCTTCGCTGTCCCGCGGCGAGATCCAGTGCATCGGCGCCACGACGCTCGACGAGTACCGCAAGCACATCGAGAAGGACGGCGCGCTCGAGCGGCGGTTCCAGACGATCATCGTGGAGCCCCCCGGCCGCGAGGAGAGCCTGGAGATCCTCAAGGGGTTGCGCGACAAGTACGAGGCGCACCACCGGGTGCGCTACACGGACGAGGCGCTGGAGGCCTGCGTGGACCTCTCCATGCGCTACATCAACGGGCGGTTCCTGCCCGACAAAGCGATCGACGTGATGGACGAGGCCGGCGCGCGGGTGCGGCTGCAGTCCATGGTCTCGCCCCCCAACATCAAGGAGCTGGAGGAGGAGATCAAGAAACTCGAAAAGGAGAAGGACGAGGCGATCTCGCTGCAGGAGTTCGAACGGGCCGCCCAGATGCGCGACCGCGCCATGCAGCTCAAGAAGACCAAGGAAAAGATCCTCGCCGAGTGGCGCGAGCAGAACAAGGAGTTCGACGGCGTCGTGGACGCCGAGGTCATCGCCCAGACCGTCTCGATGATGACCGGAATTCCTCTCACCCGGATCGAGAAGAAAGAGGCGGAGCGGCTGCTCCATCTCGAGGAGGAGCTGCACAAGATCGTCGTCAGCCAGGACGAGGCGGTCAGCGCCGTGGCGCGCGCCATCCGCCGGTCCCGCGCGGGGCTCAAGGATCCCAAGCGGCCGATCGGAAGCTTTATCTTCCTGGGCCCCACGGGCGTCGGCAAGACCCTCATGGCCAAGGCGCTCGCGCGGATCATGTTCGGCGAGGAGAGCGCCCTCATCACGATCGACATGTCCGAGTACATGGAGAAGCACAACGTGTCGCGCCTCATCGGCGCCCCGCCGGGCTACGTGGGCTACGAGGAGGGCGGACACCTCACCGAGAAGATCCGCCGCCGGCCTTACGCGGTGGTCCTCTTCGACGAAATCGAGAAGGCCCACTCGGACGTCTTCAACATGCTCCTTCAGATCATGGAGGAGGGACGCCTCACCGACAGCTTCGGGCGCAACATCGACTTCAAGAACACGATCCTCATCATGACCTCCAACATCGGGGCCGAGGTCCTCAAGAACCAGACCACCCTCGGCTTCAAGAAGGTGACGGTGGACACGACCTACCAGGCGATGAAGGAGCTCCTCTCCAAGGAGGTCGAGAAGCACTTCCGCCCGGAGTTCCTCAACCGCCTGGACGACATCATCGTGTTCCGGCCCCTCACCCGCCAGGACCTCGAGCAGATCATCCACCTCGAGATGCGGGCGGTGGAGCAGCGCGTGGCCAAGAAAGGCCTGCGCATCACGCTGGCCCCGGAGGCGCTGGAATACCTCATCGACCAGGGGTACAACCCGGACTTCGGCGCCCGGCCCCTCAAGCGGGCGATCGAGCGGCTCGTCGAGGATCCGCTCTCCGAAGGGCTCCTGCGCGGCGAGTTCCGTGAGGCCAAGGAGATCAAGATCAGCCTCAAGGACGGACACCTCTTCTTCGAGCCGAAGGAACCCGGCGAGAAGAAGGAAGTGGGCGCCGCGGCCGACGCGTCCGGCGGGTCCAAGAGCGCCTGA
- the pnp gene encoding polyribonucleotide nucleotidyltransferase, producing the protein MSLGHRVEADLGDGRKFIFEAGGLARQANGACMVTLGETMVLGACVSAPAREDIDFFPLTVDYREKMSAAGRFPGGFIKREGRPTTKEILTSRLCDRPVRPLFPDGFFVDLQVHLNVFSADQIHDPDIVAMNAASAALMVSDLPFQGPVGSVRIGLIGDRFVVCPTSAELKESRLDLVLSGTRDGVIMVEAGAREVTEEQMVQAFEAAMPPIRALIDAQLRLRELAGRPPGQYEIKPFPEALASRIRERFLEEMRRAFFIKIKRDRNQAFQKLRERVFEEMIPRDERGEPLPEAPSKVDVTRAYDRVLDELVRSYALEGKRADGRGLKEIRPISIQLGLLPRTHGSALFTRGETQALCTTTLGTKQDEQIVEGLEEEYSERFMLHYNFPSFSVGEVKPIRGPGRREIGHGALAQRALEAVMPPEEEFPYTVRVMSDILESNGSSSMATVCGGCLALMDAGVPIKAPVAGIAMGLVREQGKVAILTDILGSEDAHGDMDFKVAGTEKGITALQMDLKAAGIPMEITRQALADAREARLFVLARMREAIAEPRKELSAHAPRLVRIMIPPDKIGLLIGPGGKTIRDIEARTGCVIEISEDDSGEVVIASKDKEALDRCRAIIEGMTQELKVGAIYPARVVSLKEFGAFCEIAGTGQDGLVHVTEITDQRGIQVADFLKVGMEVEVKMLSADPQGRNRFSIKAARAEKGLPPLQPLNGGQPSSAGAPAPAGAAGSAGGGEQRFRESRPPRPSGGGGGGGGRPPRREHRGPRRDS; encoded by the coding sequence ATGTCTCTCGGCCATCGCGTGGAAGCCGATCTCGGCGACGGGCGCAAGTTTATCTTCGAAGCGGGCGGGCTGGCCCGGCAGGCCAACGGCGCCTGCATGGTCACCCTGGGGGAAACCATGGTGCTCGGCGCCTGCGTCTCGGCGCCCGCCCGTGAGGATATCGACTTCTTCCCCTTGACGGTGGACTACCGCGAAAAGATGTCCGCCGCGGGTCGGTTCCCGGGAGGGTTCATCAAGCGCGAAGGACGCCCCACCACCAAGGAAATCCTCACCTCGCGCCTCTGCGACCGCCCCGTCCGGCCGCTCTTCCCCGACGGTTTCTTCGTGGACCTCCAGGTGCATCTCAACGTCTTCTCGGCGGACCAGATCCACGATCCCGACATCGTCGCCATGAACGCCGCGTCCGCCGCCCTCATGGTCTCGGACCTCCCGTTCCAGGGACCCGTGGGATCCGTCCGCATCGGCCTGATCGGCGATCGGTTCGTCGTCTGCCCCACCTCGGCGGAGCTCAAGGAAAGCCGGCTCGACCTGGTCCTCTCCGGCACCCGGGACGGAGTCATCATGGTCGAGGCCGGCGCGCGGGAAGTCACCGAGGAGCAGATGGTGCAGGCCTTCGAGGCCGCGATGCCCCCCATCCGCGCCCTGATCGACGCGCAGCTGCGGCTGCGGGAGCTGGCCGGTCGCCCGCCCGGGCAATACGAGATCAAACCCTTCCCCGAAGCTCTGGCGTCGCGGATCCGGGAACGCTTCCTCGAGGAGATGCGCCGGGCCTTCTTCATCAAGATCAAACGCGACCGGAACCAGGCCTTCCAGAAGCTCCGGGAGCGCGTCTTCGAGGAGATGATCCCGCGGGACGAACGCGGGGAGCCGCTCCCGGAGGCGCCTTCCAAAGTGGACGTGACGCGGGCCTATGACCGCGTGCTCGACGAGCTCGTCCGTTCCTACGCCCTGGAGGGCAAGCGCGCCGACGGTCGCGGCCTCAAGGAGATCCGGCCGATCTCGATCCAGCTGGGCCTCCTCCCGCGCACCCACGGCTCGGCTCTCTTCACCCGGGGCGAGACGCAGGCGCTCTGCACGACCACGCTGGGGACCAAGCAGGACGAGCAGATCGTCGAGGGCCTCGAGGAAGAGTATTCGGAGCGCTTCATGCTCCACTACAACTTCCCGAGCTTCTCGGTGGGCGAGGTGAAGCCCATCCGCGGGCCGGGCCGCCGGGAGATCGGCCACGGGGCGCTGGCCCAGCGGGCGCTCGAGGCGGTCATGCCTCCGGAGGAGGAATTCCCGTACACCGTCCGGGTCATGAGCGACATCCTGGAATCCAACGGATCGTCCTCCATGGCGACCGTGTGCGGCGGGTGCCTGGCGCTCATGGACGCGGGCGTCCCGATCAAGGCCCCCGTGGCGGGGATCGCCATGGGGCTCGTGCGCGAACAGGGCAAGGTGGCCATCCTCACCGACATCCTGGGCAGCGAGGACGCCCATGGGGACATGGACTTCAAGGTGGCCGGCACCGAGAAAGGGATCACGGCCCTGCAGATGGACCTCAAGGCGGCCGGCATTCCCATGGAGATCACCCGGCAGGCCCTGGCCGACGCGCGGGAGGCGCGCCTGTTCGTCCTGGCGCGCATGCGCGAAGCGATCGCGGAACCGCGCAAGGAGCTCTCGGCCCACGCGCCGCGGCTCGTGCGGATCATGATTCCGCCCGACAAGATCGGGCTCCTGATCGGCCCCGGAGGAAAGACCATCCGCGACATCGAGGCGCGCACCGGCTGCGTCATCGAGATCAGCGAGGACGACTCCGGCGAGGTCGTCATCGCCTCGAAAGACAAGGAGGCGCTGGACCGCTGCCGCGCCATCATCGAGGGGATGACCCAGGAGCTGAAGGTGGGGGCCATCTACCCGGCCCGCGTGGTTTCGCTCAAGGAGTTCGGCGCCTTCTGCGAAATCGCCGGGACGGGGCAGGACGGTCTGGTCCACGTCACCGAGATCACCGATCAGCGCGGCATCCAGGTGGCCGACTTCCTGAAGGTCGGCATGGAAGTCGAAGTCAAGATGCTCAGCGCCGACCCGCAGGGCCGCAACCGCTTCTCGATCAAGGCGGCGCGCGCGGAAAAAGGACTCCCTCCGCTTCAGCCGCTCAACGGCGGGCAGCCCTCGTCCGCGGGCGCTCCGGCGCCGGCCGGCGCCGCGGGGTCCGCCGGCGGCGGCGAACAGCGCTTCCGCGAATCGCGCCCGCCCCGCCCCTCGGGGGGCGGTGGAGGAGGCGGCGGGAGACCGCCCCGGCGGGAGCATCGCGGTCCGCGCCGCGACTCGTAA
- a CDS encoding zinc ribbon domain-containing protein: MRCPACRHDNPAALAFCGRCGVRLDFTADEIQHSLAEKARTEAVRDTAAYARHALFLAVVLLLVAVTLRFLAGGAPEEPYVVPSAAQGARYLDVEVRLEPELPKLLIPVENRPR; encoded by the coding sequence ATGCGGTGTCCCGCGTGCCGTCACGACAACCCCGCGGCGCTCGCCTTTTGCGGGCGCTGCGGCGTCCGGCTCGACTTCACCGCCGACGAGATCCAGCACTCGCTGGCGGAAAAGGCGCGCACGGAGGCGGTCCGGGACACGGCGGCGTACGCCCGCCACGCGCTCTTTCTGGCGGTGGTGCTGCTTCTGGTGGCCGTGACGCTGCGTTTCCTGGCGGGCGGGGCGCCGGAGGAGCCTTACGTCGTGCCGTCCGCCGCGCAGGGGGCGCGGTATCTGGACGTGGAAGTGCGGCTGGAGCCGGAGCTTCCGAAACTTCTGATCCCCGTGGAGAACCGTCCCCGATGA